tgactgctgagcgaatcactggtacaaccctctcTACTCtctaagaactgtacttatccagagcgagcagaagggctgcaaaattactctggacccctcacacccagcacactgcctctttgaacttctaccttctggtcaacgctacagagctctgcgcaccagaacagcccaacacagaaacagtttcttctctcaggcaatccatctcatgaacacttgatgataataattgtggaaccaacatcactacttgccatacacttttatacacatatacacttatttaacaacacactttacatgccaatttgctcataacagctgcacatataacgttgtaaatggtaatatacctgtacatacacttgtcaatttgtatatttgcattcactacttctatttttaaaatatatttattatctgtcttTTGTCATGTCTCTGTAATTCTATTGCATTGTAGAAGCTCCgccatgaaaacaaattccttgtatgtgtgaacatacttggcaataaagctctttctgattctgataattaTGAATCCAAAATCCAGAGAAAGTGAGAATTGTTTTCCATGGCCGTCATAGTATAGAACGTGAAAACAATGCACACACGTTTGATTGTTCACTTACCAAATTTAATGTTCATAAAATAGAAgtaataatgtcattttaaaatgtaactagaattttgtttgttttaataaaattgcaGGAAGTAAAATAATTTCTTCTTCTTCAAAAATGTACTCATGTAAAAAGtagtgtatccggaaagtattcatagcgcttcagtgtttccaaatttttttatgttacagccttattctgaaattgattaaattgatttatttcctcaaaattctacacacaataccccataatgacaatatgaaatttcacctgaaatatcacatgttcataagtattcacagcctttgctcaatactttgttgatgcacctttaacagcaattacagcttcaagtctttttgaatatgatgccataagcttggcacacctgtctttgggaatttttgtatATTCcactcaagctctatcaggttagatgggaagcgacgttgtacagtcattttcagatctctccagagatgtccaataggatttaggtctgggctctggctgggccactcaaggacattcacgagttgttgtgaagccactccattgatattttggtgttgtgctttgggtcattgtcctgctggaagatgaaccgtcgccccagtctgaggtcaagagcactctgaagcaggttttcattcaggatgtctctgtacattgctgcattcatctttccctctatcctgactagtcttccagttcctgctactgaaaaacatccctacagcatgatgctgccaccatcatgTTTCCCTGTAGGgacggtattagcctggtgatgagcggtgcctggttttctacaAACGTAACgcttggcattcactccaaagagttcacttttagtctcatcagaccagagaattttgtttcttatggtctgagagtccttcagatgctttttggcaaattccatgtagggagtgtcttccgtctgaccactctaccatacagacctgattggtggattgctgcacagatggttgtccttctgtaaggttctcctctcttcacagaagaaccctggagctcagacagagtgaccatcgggttattgatcacctccctgactaaagcccttctcccctgttcactcagcttagatggtcaGCCAGCTCGAGGAAGAGTCCTGGttgtttcaaacatcttccacttacggatgatcgaggccactgtgctcattggaactttcagagcagcagaaatttttctgtaaccttctccagGCTTGTGCctagagacaatcctgtctctgaggtctacagacaattcctttgtcttcaagcttggtttgtgctttgacatgcactatcaaccctgatACCttgtatagacaggtgtatgccttttcaaatcatgtccaattgactgaatttaccacaggtgaactacaattaagctgctgaaacatctcaagaatgatcagtgtaAACAGAATGTAcgtgagctcaatttagagctgtGAATactttatgtacatgtgatttttcagcttttttatttttaataaatttgcaacaatttcaaaaaatctttttttcacattgtcattaaggagtattgtgtgtagaatttttgaggaaataaattaattgaatccattttggaataaggcttttaacattaaaaatgtggaaaaagtgaagcgctataagtACTTTCCAGATACACTGTATTTGTAACTGATCTGTAATTGAATAATCCcaaaaaatatattactgatgTAACTTAATGATTTGTTCCTTCTCTCACCCTCAGCACTGAGCCCCAAGGAGCTGTTGGCCCCTGTATTGTACCACGGTTACTACATTCGGCCCCGCATCAACAAGCAGCTAGAGAGGGGCTTCTCACAGGTAGAAAGTGAAGACGACTGGTACCGAGTATTGCTGGACGTGTGCCAGTTCACACCGGACGAGATCAGTGTGCGAACAGTGGACAACCTGTTGGAAGTGAGCGGCCGTCACGCTCAGAGAATGGACCAGCATGGCTTTGTGAGTCGTGAGTTTACCCGCACGTATATCCTGCCAATGGGTGTCGATCCGCTGCTGGTGCAGGTTTCTCTGTCTCATGACGGGATCCTCTGCATTCAGGCTCCACGAAAAACTGAGGATCTGGAGCCTCAAATCAACCAGCTCAAGATTAAAGTGGAAAAGAAGGAAAGCAAAAGTTAATCAAGTGGAGCGTTCTAAAGTTTAGTCAAGATGTTATAAATCCTGCAGAATTCCATAGAAAAGTCTATGGAGTTGGAATGCCCAGCACTTtcgtgtgtttgtttattaaataattaagatattttgaatagtttgaagttctgttttttgttttttatttaaaccaTTCCAAAGAATCTTGCAGGACAAAAGTTTGGCGTAATttgatttttgaaaaatgttttcagAGAAGTCTCCTGTATTCAGCAAAAcagtattattataaattaagatTACAATGttactaatatattttaaaatgtaatttatttttatgatggtaaagctgaattttcagtatcATTCATTTTCAGTGTTCTGCGtggttcttcagaaatcattctaatatccTGATTTGATTCTCAGTTTTATCAGTTAATAAtagttcaatcattcattttcttttcagctcagtctctttattaatctggggtcgccacacagaatgaaccgccaacttatccagcatatgttttatgcagtggatgcccttccagctgcaacccatcactgggaaacatctatacacatccatttacactcatacactacagacaatttagcctacccaattcacctataccacatgtttttggacttgtgggggaaaccggagcacccggagaaaaaacccacgcgaacgctgggagaacatgcaaactcaacacagaaatgccaactaacccagctggggctcgaaccagtaaccttcttgctgtgaggcgattgtgcaaattttttttgcttaatattttgtgTGGGGTAAAATCTACTTTTTTCAGGATGAATAAaaagcaaaattatttttaaaatacttcattaTTTGAATCAGAAATCTTTTGTAATatcataaatgtctttactggttgataaataaatgtattaatttcctTTTCCTTTTGAACTTTTGATTGTATTGCACCATGTATCTCAAGcagcaaacactcaaaaaaatatttaagcacGTGATTTATGTATTCTGATTGCATATAAAATTTCCATCCATTTGGATTACATACTCTTAACATTATTTTACTAATAAACTTTATGCGAttgatatttgttagttaaacataaatgaaacaaataagaacgAGATTAATGCTATAATATCAATAAAACGTAATATAGAAATATATCtaaattgctatatatatatatatatatatatatatatatatatatatatatatatatatatatatatatatatatatatatatatatatatataaaccaacaaacagctttatatatataaacatatatatatattagggctgcacaatactggaaaaatcaaacattgcgttattttttattttgcgatatatattgcgatataatttCACCACGTGAcataatatctctatttggaaagaattgttAATGTTATATCaactgggatgattctgcagtgggagtgcatctccataaaatctaataaaacaatCCCCCAACACATTTTTGCTGTGGTCTGTGCTATATGcagtacatttctgtatttgcatgtgttgtgagtattttcatgcataacaatctgtaAATACAGTGAAGAAAAAGATACAGTTGAAagagtgttttatcatttcccgagtcttacagtattcaagtacagtaactgaatgataaaaataattcaataaaatgagtcatagttaaggtcacaaatgttacaatttcttatacctgaatgcttttaaaatcattatacaatcaaaaacacatgcaaatgataaattatagtacaaactcaacattgcatatccagcgatgtgactattgcgaatgatcacattgcgatatcgatgctgaaatgatatactgtgcagccctaatatatatatatatatatatatatatatatatatatatatatatatatatatatatatatatatatatatatatatatatatatatgtatatatatattattgaagCATATCTAAAGCTTCTACCATTTAACAAAAAGCTGTTTGTTGGTTTATTCTACTACTTTTCATCAGTATtttaatctgtcatcatttactcagtataatcaaaacctatttgagtttctctcttctgttgaacacaaaataggttattttaaacaaatcaagTTGATGGTACTCATCAACAGTATTTTTTCCCACTGTAGAAATCAATGGGTACCAtcaaccaacatttttcaaaatagcttctaATAACAGAGACGAAAACTCATTACAGTTTATTTACATCAGGGAGATCAAATGGTGAGGTCATTTAAAATTTTGGGtggccagtgtttctcaaccacgttcctggaggacaacCAGCTCTAcacattttgcatgtctccttaaccaaacacaccagattaagattatcagctcattagcagagactgaaagacctgtaatgagtgacagacaaaggagacatccaaaacatgcagtgttggttgtggttctccaggaacgtggttgagaaacactgaactagGCCTATCAGTTTAATGATAGATGCTGTTATTTACCTATAGTGGTTTCCCCACAATAGTTCTAAGCCAATGAaccatttttattgttatttagcaCAATTTTTTCAGATTTCAGGTTATGAACAATTATTTCATCAACTTCAGTCTGGAATTTTGAGGTGATCTTTGATGCTGACCCTCAAAGATCACAttacaaatacagcacaaacatgCAGGTATGATGTTTTTATCAATGCCGAATGTCAAATTGGTCATTGTCTTCTATGATGCAGTACATAATTGAAAGCATATGGTCAACTGATAATGCTGAATGAAGCATAACATGGCAGATGGCACATCTTAAATTGAAAATACACTCGAAAAAGAAAATtctaccatcatttactcatcttttacttgattaaaactttgagtttcttctgttgaacatgaaataagacatttagaaaaatgctggttgctgtcatccattgacttccatagtaggaaaaaaactatttttaatctaaaaatatcTTCTATCTAAGGTTTAAAACCAAATGGGAGAGTAAATGACAAGGcgttttgtgtgtgcatgtgtgtgtgtgtgtgtgaactatccctttaagtcagtCTTGGTAAAAGGTTGAGTATAAAAGCACACACATTTGTGCATTTTCATTGTATCCAGGTTAATTTAGTAGTGATAAAATACACTTCATGAATTGAGTATACGAGGTGAtaccaatattatttactgtgaaATAAGAGGCTGCTATATGTTTAATGCCCAGCTGTCTTTGAATGTTAAACTTGAGTGGGAGGGAAAGATTgagcattagaaaaaaatatgttaGTTTATCACCAGTTTATTCACTTCAAAACTATTCACATGGCATATTTAACTACACGCACACGACATACCATAGGTTTAGCTCCACATCCTTTCTGTGAACCAGAGTGAGACCTTTTTTACATATGATGTGGGAATTTGTGGAGGCGCAAAAACTTTGGGATTCTGTGCTGcacatttaatttaaagtttcaaAAATTTGTTTCCCCAAAGATCCTGTATTGTTATTGTTGAATGATAACTCTCAATTTCCCTTAAATGCAAAGGTCTGTAAATTTTGGTTAGCTGCTTCAACTGCTACAAAGAGATGTTGGTACAGAGCTGGAaactatggcaagccgttttgacttttattcattctcaggatatgtattcttgatatcaacaatttaagtATTGATATCAAAAaaggtaattgttgatatcaatattaaatttcaactagtaacaattttaattcttaatatcagcaatgatgtcaccattcgcagaaatacaattgttgatatcaataatttggattcttaatatcaacaatttaattcttgatatcaagaatttatatcCTGTTATGAGACAAAACGACTATTCTGGCAagtcatttttacttttattgcttaaCCGGATAAGAATTTTTCatgtcaagaattaaattgttgataacAACTTGTTAATATCCAGAATGCGAATTCTTAatatcaggaattgcatttccactTGTAACAATGTTAATCCcggatatcaacaattcagtttcagtagttaaaatgttcattcttgatatcagaaactgaatttcaacAAGTAAGAATTATAGTtcttgatatctgtaattgtattttcactagttaaatgtcacaatagactgccattcaaatgtaattgttgatatcaagaattgatttcttactagttaaaaattctattttacatatcagaaatacaattcttacttgtaaaagcttttatttttgatatcagttgtcatatggatactagtgcaaatgtctattcttgatatcaacaattgaattgttactagtaaaaatgtcaattcctgatatcaagaacttaatttcactggttgaaatgttaa
This Danio aesculapii chromosome 5, fDanAes4.1, whole genome shotgun sequence DNA region includes the following protein-coding sequences:
- the hspb2 gene encoding heat shock protein beta-2; translation: MADRTVPHAYPMSMDYEMCTPPRIYDQNFAEALSPKELLAPVLYHGYYIRPRINKQLERGFSQVESEDDWYRVLLDVCQFTPDEISVRTVDNLLEVSGRHAQRMDQHGFVSREFTRTYILPMGVDPLLVQVSLSHDGILCIQAPRKTEDLEPQINQLKIKVEKKESKS